The Corvus moneduloides isolate bCorMon1 chromosome 18, bCorMon1.pri, whole genome shotgun sequence genome window below encodes:
- the BRAP gene encoding BRCA1-associated protein — protein sequence MSVSLVVIRLELAGTSPLPAGFAYSAAAPDMAAESTGAALAAVPACLEGKGPGERAAILHQHLGRREMTDMIIETIQPPADEAKAAMERRKSLEAASAEDKTKQEDQSKECEAAPDSPSKQLPDQISFFSGNPSVEIVHGIMHLYKTNKMTSLKEDVRRSAMLCILTVPATMTSHDLMKFVASFYEVIEHMKIIRDSTPNQYMVLIKFSSQADADSFYMACNGRQFNSIEEDVCQLVYVERAEVFKSEDGASLPVMDLTELPKCTVCLERMDESVNGILTTLCNHSFHSQCLQRWEDTTCPVCRYCQTPEPVEENKCFECGVQENLWICLICGHIGCGRYVSRHAYKHFEETQHTYAMQLTNHRVWDYAGDNYVHRLVASKTDGKIVQYECEGDMCQEEKIDALQLEYSYLLTSQLESQRIYWENKIVRIEKDTAEEINNMKTKFKETIEKCDSLEQRLNDLLKEKQSVERKCSQLNNKVAKLSNELKEEQELNKCLRANQALLQNKLKEEERVLKETCEQKDLQISEIQEQLRDVMFYLETQQKINHLPAETRQEIQEGQINIAVASSASSSTAGTGKPSSRRGRGKRGK from the exons ATGAGCGTGTCCCTGGTCGTGATCCGGCTGGAGCTGGCCGGGACCTCCCCGCTGCCCGCGGGCTTCGCCTACAGCGCGGCCG CTCCGGACATGGCAGCGGAGAGCACCGGCGCGGCCCTCGCCGCCGTGCCCGCCTGCCTGGAGGGGAAGGGCCCCGGGGAGCGGGCGGCCATCCTGCACCAGCACCTGGGCCGCAGGGAGATGACCGACATGATCATCGAGACCATCCAGCCGCCCGCAG ATGAAGCAAAAGCTGCCATGGAAAGAAGGAAGTCCTTGGAAGCTGCATCAGCTGAGGACAAAACTAAACAGGAGGATCAAAGCAAGGAGTGTGAGGCTGCTCCAGACTCGCCTTCCAAACAGCTGCCTGACCAGATCTCCTTCTTCAGCGGGAACCCCTCGGTTGAAATCGTTCATGGAATTATGCACCTGTACAAAACAAA caaGATGACGTCCCTGAAGGAGGATGTGCGGCGCAGTGCCATGCTCTGCATCCTCACTGTGCCCGCCACCATGACCAGCCACGACCTCATGAAGTTTGTGGCCTCCTTCTATGAGGTGATCGAGCACATGAAGATCATCCGAGACTCCACCCCGAACCAGTACATGGTGCTCATCAAGTTCAGCTCCCAG GCTGATGCAGACAGTTTCTACATGGCCTGCAATGGCCGGCAGTTCAACTCCATCGAGGAGGACGTTTGCCAGCTCGTGTATGTGGAAAGGGCTGAAGTCTTCAAGTCAGAAGAT GGAGCCAGCCTGCCTGTGATGGACCTGACAGAGCTGCCCAAGTGCACCGTGTGCCTGGAGAGGATGGATGAGTCCGTGAACGGGATCCTCACCACGCTGTGCAACCACAGCTTCCACAGCCAGTGCCTGCAGCGCTGGGAGGACACCAC GTGCCCTGTGTGCAGGTACTGCCAGACTCCAGAGCCCGTGGAAGAGAACAAGTGTTTTGAGTGTGGAGTTCAAGAA AACCTGTGGATCTGTCTGATCTGCGGGCACATCGGCTGCGGGCGCTACGTGAGCCGCCACGCCTACAAGCACTTTGAGGAGACGCAGCACACGTACGCCATGCAGCTCACCAACCACCGCGTCTGGGACTACGCCGGGG ACAACTACGTCCACAGGCTGGTGGCAAGCAAAACTGATGGCAAGATAGTTCAGTATGAGTGTGAGGGGGATATGTGCCAGGAGGAGAAAATTGATGCCTTACAATTAGAG TATTCCTACTTGCTGACGAGCCAGCTGGAATCCCAACGGATCTATTGGGAAAACAAGATTGTCCGCATCGAGAAGGACACAGCTGAAGAG aTTAACAACATGAAGACCAAATTTAAAGAGACCATTGAGAAGTGTGACAGTCTGGAACAGCGGCTCAATGACTTGCTCAAAGAAAAGCAGTCAGTGGAGAGGAA GTGTTCCCAGCTGAACAACAAAGTGGCAAAACTCTCCAACGAGctgaaggaggagcaggagctgaacaAGTGCTTGCGAGCAAACCAGGCCTTGCTGCAGAACAAactgaaggaggaggagagagtgTTAAAGGAAACCTGTGAGCAGAAGGACCTGCAGATCTCCGagatccaggagcagctgagggatgtCATGTTCTACCTGGAGACGCAACAGAAAATCAACCACCTCCCAGCTGAGACCCGCCAGGAGATCCAGGAAGGACAGATCAACATTGCAGTGGCatcttctgccagctcctccaCAGCAGGCACGGGCAAACCTTCCTCCAGGAGAGGCCGTGGCAAGAGGGGGAAATGA